One genomic region from Salipiger sp. CCB-MM3 encodes:
- a CDS encoding ABC transporter substrate-binding protein: MTQVDHKKVLAERLSARFGRRAVLKGLGAGIVAATSAGSFPAIARAQQSGHLKIASVKVIDTLDPHFTGFLSAIQIINNIHNGLLKIAYDGEQVTFEPDLAETWDLEDDKTHVFKLREGVKFHDGTPCDAEAVKFSLLRVKEGEPKSPHAWKLELLEEIEVVDDLTVKLHFSQPYAFLPVALNGSTGRAGTIVSPAAAQKYGTDYGRNPVGTGPFKFVSWRENDAIELEANTEYFEEGLPKLERVTFVLMNEASTALAALMSGQIDGMTDCPMQLVDQVDAFPKATLYGEIEGNYTFVGMNCKKGPFTDINLRRAVAWALDREKLVKQAYFGRAQQAYTPISPPMTGFFDPDIATSGRGQWFDLEKAKEFRAMAENQDEIEVTYMMAERGPVGTRVAQTVAPMLAEIGIKVNLELIEPAAWVKRRNEGDFDLYDFEWVADLDPDETIYPEFKSDGAWNFCGWVNTDFDDLCKQAQVILETEERAKLYHSAEDLLMDEAPIAIMAHMPIYKVFSDKVQGFNYIPADLVNLHTVSLA, from the coding sequence ATGACGCAAGTCGACCACAAGAAAGTGCTCGCCGAGCGCCTCTCGGCCCGCTTCGGCCGCCGGGCGGTCCTCAAGGGTCTCGGGGCCGGCATCGTCGCCGCCACCAGCGCCGGCAGCTTCCCGGCCATCGCGCGCGCGCAGCAGAGCGGCCATCTGAAGATCGCCTCGGTCAAGGTGATCGACACGCTTGATCCGCATTTCACCGGCTTCCTGTCGGCGATCCAGATCATCAACAACATCCACAACGGCCTGCTGAAGATCGCCTATGACGGCGAGCAGGTGACCTTTGAGCCCGATCTGGCCGAGACCTGGGATCTCGAAGACGACAAAACCCATGTGTTCAAGCTGCGCGAGGGCGTGAAATTCCACGACGGCACCCCCTGCGACGCCGAAGCGGTGAAATTCTCGCTGCTGCGCGTCAAGGAAGGCGAGCCGAAATCGCCGCACGCGTGGAAGCTGGAACTGCTCGAAGAGATCGAGGTCGTCGACGATCTGACCGTGAAGCTGCACTTCTCGCAGCCCTATGCGTTCCTGCCCGTTGCGCTGAACGGCTCGACCGGCCGCGCCGGCACCATCGTCAGCCCCGCCGCCGCGCAGAAATACGGCACCGACTATGGCCGCAACCCGGTCGGCACCGGCCCGTTCAAATTCGTCTCGTGGCGCGAGAATGACGCCATCGAACTGGAGGCCAACACCGAGTATTTCGAGGAAGGCCTGCCCAAGCTCGAGCGCGTCACCTTCGTGCTGATGAACGAGGCTTCGACCGCGCTGGCCGCGCTGATGTCGGGCCAGATCGACGGCATGACCGATTGCCCGATGCAGCTGGTGGATCAGGTCGACGCCTTCCCCAAGGCGACGCTCTACGGTGAGATCGAAGGCAACTACACGTTCGTCGGTATGAACTGCAAGAAAGGCCCGTTCACCGACATCAATCTGCGCCGCGCCGTCGCTTGGGCGCTGGACCGCGAGAAACTGGTGAAACAGGCCTATTTCGGGCGTGCCCAGCAGGCCTATACCCCGATCTCGCCGCCGATGACCGGCTTCTTCGATCCCGACATCGCGACCTCGGGCCGCGGCCAGTGGTTCGACCTCGAGAAGGCCAAGGAATTCCGCGCCATGGCGGAAAATCAGGACGAGATCGAGGTCACTTACATGATGGCCGAGCGTGGCCCGGTGGGCACCCGCGTGGCACAGACCGTGGCACCGATGCTGGCCGAGATCGGCATCAAGGTGAACCTCGAGCTGATCGAACCCGCCGCATGGGTCAAGCGCCGCAACGAGGGCGACTTCGACCTTTACGATTTCGAATGGGTGGCCGACCTCGACCCCGACGAGACCATCTACCCCGAGTTCAAATCGGACGGGGCGTGGAACTTCTGCGGCTGGGTCAACACCGACTTCGACGACCTGTGCAAGCAGGCGCAGGTGATCCTTGAAACCGAAGAGCGCGCCAAGCTCTACCATTCGGCAGAAGACCTGCTGATGGATGAGGCGCCGATCGCGATCATGGCGCATATGCCGATCTACAAGGTGTTCTCGGACAAGGTGCAGGGCTTCAACTACATCCCCGCCGACCTCGTGAACCTGCATACGGTCAGCCTCGCCTGA
- a CDS encoding ABC transporter permease, with protein sequence MILVQTLGKIGQTLVVLFIVSVATFGLLKLAPGDPVQIMLGSEYSQEAYESLTAEMGLDRPFLAQYADWAVNFVSGDWGTSFVARTDIFTYAFKEALPVTLTLASFSLAFAVLIGVPLGVLSAVKKDTAFDAGSAVFALTGTAFPSFLLGILLIWFFGVKLGLFPVMGYVSPWEDFWGGIYHMILPGLTLSTYFIAMITRLTRATLIEVLDQPYIAAARARGEPSWRVIWVHGVRNIAMPLVTILGLQLGTLLQGTVLTETVFNLPGIGQMLTSAVLGREYMVVQAGVMMTAFLFIAVNLLVDLSYPILDPRLRDRK encoded by the coding sequence ATGATACTGGTCCAGACTCTCGGAAAGATCGGGCAGACGCTCGTCGTGCTGTTCATCGTCTCGGTGGCCACCTTCGGACTTCTGAAGCTGGCGCCGGGCGACCCGGTGCAGATCATGCTCGGCTCGGAATACTCGCAAGAGGCCTATGAGTCGCTCACCGCCGAAATGGGTCTGGACCGGCCCTTTCTGGCCCAATACGCCGATTGGGCGGTAAACTTCGTGTCGGGCGACTGGGGCACCTCCTTTGTCGCCCGCACCGACATCTTCACCTATGCCTTCAAAGAGGCGCTGCCGGTGACGCTGACGCTGGCGAGCTTCTCGCTCGCCTTCGCGGTGCTGATCGGGGTGCCGCTTGGCGTGCTGTCGGCGGTCAAGAAAGACACCGCCTTCGACGCGGGCTCGGCGGTGTTTGCGCTGACCGGCACCGCCTTTCCGTCGTTCCTGCTTGGCATCCTGTTGATCTGGTTCTTCGGGGTGAAACTGGGGCTGTTTCCGGTGATGGGATATGTCTCGCCGTGGGAGGATTTCTGGGGCGGCATCTATCACATGATCCTGCCGGGGCTGACGCTGTCGACGTATTTCATCGCGATGATCACCCGCCTCACCCGCGCCACGCTGATCGAAGTGCTCGACCAGCCCTATATCGCCGCCGCCCGCGCGCGCGGCGAGCCAAGCTGGCGGGTGATCTGGGTGCATGGCGTGCGCAATATCGCCATGCCGCTGGTCACCATCCTCGGGCTGCAACTGGGCACGCTGCTGCAGGGCACCGTGCTGACCGAAACCGTGTTCAACCTGCCGGGCATCGGCCAGATGCTGACCTCGGCGGTGCTGGGGCGAGAATACATGGTGGTGCAGGCAGGCGTGATGATGACCGCCTTCCTGTTCATCGCGGTCAACCTGCTGGTGGACCTGTCCTACCCGATCCTTGACCCAAGACTGAGAGACCGCAAATGA
- a CDS encoding methyltransferase yields the protein MTLLSEAHEISDIAFGFMGSKALFAALEFGLFDALAEGPRSAEEIGAACDLHPERARTLLTALTGLGVVSVEGGRFANSPAAAAFLVKGEKYDFSDYLRLQVGRQMYPLMSQLEAALKDDLPEGATGSYAQWFSDPEEARLYSDSQHAGSLGPAGVLARRLDLSNARRMLDVGGGTGAFSITFCKAFPQLQSTIVDFPNVVAVGREKVAEAGLEARITYKEADATNLDWPEGQDVVLMSYLLSGVPAAAHAPLFEAAFRALRPGGLLLVHDFVVRGDRSGPHLTALWQLQHTAFTPQAASLDASGLSSALGQAGFAEVTVGPMIPEMTMLAQAQKPE from the coding sequence ATGACATTGCTCAGCGAAGCACACGAGATTTCCGACATCGCCTTCGGCTTCATGGGATCAAAGGCGCTGTTTGCCGCGCTGGAGTTTGGCCTGTTCGACGCATTGGCCGAGGGGCCGCGCAGCGCCGAGGAGATCGGCGCCGCCTGCGATCTGCATCCCGAACGCGCGCGCACGCTGCTCACTGCGCTGACCGGGCTGGGGGTGGTGTCGGTCGAAGGAGGCCGCTTTGCCAATTCCCCCGCCGCCGCCGCTTTTCTGGTGAAGGGCGAGAAATATGATTTCAGCGACTACCTGCGCCTTCAGGTTGGGCGCCAGATGTACCCGTTGATGAGCCAGCTTGAAGCGGCGCTGAAGGACGATCTGCCCGAGGGCGCCACCGGGTCTTACGCACAATGGTTTTCTGATCCCGAAGAGGCGCGGCTCTATTCCGACAGCCAGCACGCGGGCTCGCTGGGTCCGGCGGGCGTTCTGGCAAGGCGGCTCGATCTGTCGAATGCGCGGCGGATGCTGGACGTGGGCGGCGGCACCGGGGCCTTCTCGATCACCTTCTGCAAAGCCTTCCCGCAGCTGCAGTCGACCATCGTCGATTTCCCCAATGTCGTCGCCGTCGGGCGCGAGAAGGTGGCGGAGGCGGGCCTTGAGGCGCGCATCACCTATAAGGAAGCCGATGCCACCAACCTCGACTGGCCAGAGGGGCAGGACGTCGTGCTGATGTCTTATCTTCTGTCGGGCGTGCCCGCCGCAGCCCATGCGCCGCTTTTCGAGGCCGCTTTCCGTGCTCTGCGTCCGGGCGGGCTGCTGCTGGTGCATGACTTTGTGGTGCGCGGCGACCGGAGCGGGCCGCATCTCACCGCGCTTTGGCAGTTGCAGCACACCGCCTTCACGCCGCAGGCCGCCTCGCTCGACGCTTCGGGTCTGTCTTCGGCGCTTGGGCAGGCCGGGTTCGCCGAGGTCACGGTCGGGCCAATGATCCCAGAGATGACGATGCTCGCCCAAGCGCAGAAGCCAGAGTAA
- a CDS encoding ABC transporter ATP-binding protein: protein MMLDTAKAETAPARTAPVFELIEVEKVFQVRPPGRRFTREKVGLRALDGVRLSVEKGASLALVGESGSGKSTLLRVLLGLDAPSGGRALYHGRPIREVRAEGPGFARDVAMVYQDARGSLDPRMTIGALIAEPLRHFGIVPKAQEEARVAELLQRVGLPADAAKRYPSALSGGQVRRVAIARALASEPSVLVADEAVSGLDVSTQAQLLTLLRRLQQEMGLTLVFITHDLGVASYLCEQIAIMYLGRIVETGPTDAVLNNPAHPYAAALRGAAPRFFEPMPEPLPGEIPSPLDLPKGCRFSTRCPMAREDCRARDPQLGRYGTGRAVACLHPLSPSDT from the coding sequence ATGATGCTCGATACCGCCAAAGCCGAAACCGCCCCGGCCCGCACCGCGCCCGTCTTCGAGCTCATTGAGGTCGAGAAGGTCTTTCAGGTGCGCCCGCCGGGCCGCCGCTTCACCCGCGAGAAAGTGGGGCTGCGCGCGCTCGACGGGGTGCGGCTCAGCGTCGAAAAGGGCGCGTCGCTGGCGCTGGTGGGCGAAAGCGGCTCGGGCAAGTCCACCCTGCTGCGCGTGTTGCTGGGGCTTGATGCGCCAAGCGGCGGGCGGGCGCTCTACCATGGCCGTCCGATCCGCGAGGTGCGCGCCGAAGGGCCGGGCTTTGCCCGCGATGTGGCCATGGTCTATCAGGATGCGCGCGGCTCGCTCGATCCGCGGATGACCATCGGCGCGCTGATCGCCGAGCCCTTGCGCCATTTCGGCATCGTGCCGAAGGCGCAGGAAGAGGCGCGGGTGGCCGAGCTTTTGCAGCGCGTTGGCCTGCCCGCCGATGCGGCGAAACGCTATCCCTCGGCGCTTTCGGGCGGTCAGGTGCGCCGCGTCGCCATCGCCCGCGCGCTGGCCTCCGAGCCTTCGGTGCTGGTGGCCGACGAGGCGGTCTCGGGGCTGGATGTCTCGACCCAGGCGCAGCTTCTGACGCTGCTGCGCAGGCTGCAGCAGGAGATGGGGCTGACGCTGGTCTTCATCACCCATGATCTGGGCGTCGCCAGCTACCTCTGCGAGCAGATCGCCATCATGTACCTTGGCCGCATCGTCGAGACCGGCCCCACGGACGCCGTGTTGAACAACCCCGCGCATCCCTATGCCGCCGCGCTGCGCGGTGCCGCGCCGCGCTTCTTCGAGCCGATGCCCGAGCCGCTGCCGGGCGAGATCCCCAGCCCGCTCGATCTGCCCAAGGGCTGCCGTTTCTCGACCCGCTGCCCCATGGCGCGCGAGGATTGCCGCGCCCGCGACCCGCAGCTTGGACGCTACGGCACCGGTCGCGCGGTGGCCTGCCTGCATCCGCTCAGCCCATCAGACACTTGA
- a CDS encoding ABC transporter ATP-binding protein, whose product MMVQQINAEALLSVSDLTVYRGPAKILDRVSLSLAKGETLALVGESGAGKSTIATALMQLLDGADVEGSAEFEGAGDLLSLRPRQMVKLRGQRLSMIFQDAGAALNPAYTVGRQLITTLRRNLGLSRHEARTRAIELFTQVGINDAEARLSAFPHQLSGGMQQRVMVAIALACNPDLLLADEPTSALDVTIQAQIIRLILQLTRERGASCIFVLHDLALASQSCDRIVVLYAGQVVESGPAEEVLKRHRHPYTRQLESCVLEIGRKDLVAPEGTVPSHDQMPTGCRFATRCPRALAKCAGDAPPLTPADPARSGARDHLFACWNPE is encoded by the coding sequence ATGATGGTGCAACAAATAAACGCCGAGGCGCTGCTGAGCGTCTCGGATCTGACGGTGTATCGCGGTCCGGCGAAAATCCTCGATCGGGTGAGCCTGTCGCTCGCCAAGGGTGAAACGCTGGCCTTGGTCGGCGAAAGCGGCGCGGGCAAATCCACCATCGCCACCGCGCTGATGCAACTGCTGGACGGGGCCGATGTGGAGGGCAGCGCCGAATTCGAAGGCGCGGGCGATCTGCTGTCGCTGCGGCCGCGCCAGATGGTGAAGCTGCGCGGCCAGCGCCTGTCGATGATCTTTCAGGACGCGGGCGCGGCGCTCAACCCGGCCTATACGGTGGGGCGGCAGCTGATCACCACGCTGCGCCGCAACCTTGGCCTCTCGCGCCACGAGGCGCGGACCCGTGCCATCGAACTTTTCACCCAAGTCGGCATCAATGACGCCGAGGCGCGGCTTTCGGCTTTCCCGCATCAGCTTTCGGGCGGCATGCAGCAGCGGGTCATGGTGGCCATCGCGCTGGCCTGTAACCCCGATCTTCTGCTGGCGGATGAGCCCACATCGGCGCTCGATGTGACCATTCAGGCGCAGATCATCCGGCTGATCCTGCAGCTCACCCGCGAACGCGGCGCGAGCTGTATCTTCGTGCTGCACGATCTGGCGCTGGCGAGCCAGTCCTGCGACCGGATCGTGGTGCTCTATGCCGGGCAGGTCGTGGAATCCGGCCCCGCCGAGGAGGTGCTGAAACGGCACCGCCACCCCTACACGCGCCAATTGGAAAGCTGCGTGCTGGAGATCGGGCGCAAGGATCTGGTGGCCCCCGAGGGCACCGTGCCCTCGCATGACCAGATGCCCACCGGATGCCGCTTTGCCACCCGCTGCCCGCGGGCGCTGGCGAAATGCGCCGGAGACGCGCCGCCGCTGACCCCCGCCGACCCGGCGCGCAGCGGCGCGCGTGACCATCTCTTTGCCTGCTGGAACCCGGAATGA
- a CDS encoding HupE/UreJ family protein — MHSRQIAAAAASFTLITLISAAPALAHAGDVAAGGFITGFLHPIFGWDHVIAMVAVGLWGAFLGQPAIWLLPVTFPLVMAFGGMLGATGVPLPGIEIGIAASGVVIGLAVLFAARPPLTVAAIVVAVFAIFHGHAHGAEMPGAVHPLAYAGGFVIGTGLLHLAGIAFGMLTRTKLGTLAVRGAGGVIAAFGAVFLVGAL; from the coding sequence ATGCATTCCAGACAGATTGCCGCCGCTGCGGCGAGCTTCACCCTGATCACTCTGATCTCCGCCGCGCCCGCGCTGGCGCATGCCGGGGATGTTGCCGCGGGCGGGTTCATCACCGGCTTCCTGCATCCGATATTTGGCTGGGATCACGTCATCGCCATGGTTGCCGTGGGCCTGTGGGGCGCGTTCCTCGGTCAGCCCGCGATCTGGCTGCTGCCGGTGACCTTCCCGCTGGTCATGGCGTTTGGCGGTATGCTGGGCGCCACCGGCGTGCCGCTGCCGGGGATCGAGATCGGCATCGCCGCCTCGGGCGTGGTGATCGGCCTCGCGGTGCTCTTCGCCGCCCGCCCGCCGCTGACGGTGGCGGCAATCGTCGTGGCGGTCTTTGCGATCTTCCACGGCCACGCCCATGGCGCCGAGATGCCTGGCGCGGTGCATCCGCTGGCCTATGCGGGCGGTTTCGTGATCGGCACCGGGCTGCTGCACCTTGCCGGGATCGCCTTCGGGATGCTCACCCGCACCAAGCTGGGCACGCTGGCCGTGCGCGGCGCTGGCGGGGTAATCGCGGCCTTCGGTGCGGTGTTTCTGGTCGGCGCGCTGTGA
- the ggt gene encoding gamma-glutamyltransferase produces MFDFFSARRPSTLASQAMIATSHPLSTAAGLEVLSAGGNAVDAAIAAVAVQCVVDPLMTGIGGDCFALYAPKGGAVKALNGSGRAPAAATVAALKDAGLGDEIPQTSPHSVTIPGAISAWCRLHEDHGSMLLAKLFERAIGYAENGYAVTPRVAQDWAENAELVGKDEHAAKVFLPGGRAPVAGERHAQPLLADRLREIAEKGAAGFYQGETAAKMATHLQSLGGLHTTQDFHDGTDQAFWTDPISAPYGGYDVVECPPNGQGLAALLILRILSKFDMAAEMSEADRIHLHAEATKLAYHHRDALIADPAHCEGVVETLLSDEVIDTLAARIDMGRAMPPALWDEPEHKDTIYLSVVDAEGNAISFINSIFHGFGSTRLDPETGVLFHSRGASFRLIEGHPNAIAPHKRPMHTIIPGMLCKDGVAVMPFGVMGGQYQAAGHAAFLSGVLDLGLDLQAAMDAPRSFAFGDELQIEPSVSEEARAELEARGHKLKVMDSPIGGSQAIRISEETGLLSGGSDTRKDGMALGF; encoded by the coding sequence ATGTTCGACTTCTTTTCTGCCCGACGCCCCAGCACGCTGGCCTCGCAGGCGATGATCGCCACCTCGCATCCGCTGTCCACCGCCGCTGGCCTCGAGGTTCTCTCGGCGGGTGGCAATGCGGTCGATGCGGCCATCGCCGCCGTCGCGGTGCAATGCGTGGTGGATCCGCTGATGACCGGCATCGGCGGCGATTGCTTTGCGCTCTACGCGCCGAAGGGCGGCGCGGTGAAGGCGCTGAACGGCTCGGGCCGCGCGCCCGCCGCCGCCACGGTCGCGGCGCTGAAGGACGCGGGACTTGGCGATGAGATCCCCCAGACCAGCCCGCATTCGGTGACCATCCCCGGCGCGATCTCGGCATGGTGCCGCCTGCATGAGGACCACGGCTCTATGCTGCTGGCGAAGCTCTTCGAGCGGGCCATCGGCTATGCGGAAAACGGCTATGCGGTGACGCCGCGGGTGGCGCAGGACTGGGCCGAGAATGCCGAACTGGTGGGCAAGGACGAGCACGCCGCCAAGGTCTTCTTGCCCGGCGGGCGCGCCCCGGTGGCGGGCGAGCGCCACGCGCAGCCGCTGCTGGCGGACCGTCTGCGCGAGATCGCCGAGAAGGGCGCGGCGGGCTTCTATCAGGGCGAGACCGCCGCGAAGATGGCGACGCATCTGCAATCGCTGGGTGGGCTGCACACGACCCAGGATTTCCACGACGGCACCGATCAGGCGTTCTGGACCGATCCGATCTCGGCCCCCTACGGCGGTTATGACGTGGTCGAATGCCCGCCCAACGGGCAGGGGCTCGCGGCGCTGCTGATCCTGCGCATCCTGTCGAAATTCGACATGGCCGCCGAGATGTCCGAGGCCGACCGCATCCACCTGCACGCCGAGGCCACCAAGCTGGCCTACCACCACCGCGACGCGCTGATCGCCGATCCGGCGCATTGCGAGGGCGTGGTGGAAACCCTGCTGTCGGATGAGGTCATCGACACGCTCGCCGCGCGCATCGACATGGGCCGCGCCATGCCGCCTGCGCTCTGGGACGAGCCCGAGCACAAGGACACGATCTATCTGTCGGTGGTCGATGCCGAGGGCAATGCGATCTCCTTCATCAACTCGATTTTCCATGGCTTCGGCTCCACCCGCCTCGACCCCGAGACCGGCGTGCTGTTCCACTCGCGCGGCGCGTCCTTCCGGCTGATCGAGGGGCACCCGAACGCCATCGCGCCGCACAAGCGCCCGATGCACACGATCATCCCCGGCATGCTGTGCAAGGACGGCGTGGCGGTGATGCCCTTCGGCGTGATGGGCGGGCAATATCAGGCGGCGGGCCACGCGGCCTTCCTGTCGGGCGTTCTGGACCTCGGGCTGGACCTGCAGGCGGCGATGGACGCGCCGCGCAGCTTCGCCTTCGGCGATGAGTTGCAGATCGAGCCAAGCGTGTCCGAAGAGGCGCGCGCCGAGCTTGAGGCGCGCGGCCACAAGCTCAAGGTCATGGACAGCCCCATCGGCGGCAGTCAGGCGATCCGCATCAGCGAGGAGACCGGGCTGCTCTCGGGCGGGTCGGACACGCGCAAGGACGGCATGGCGCTCGGCTTCTGA
- a CDS encoding GntR family transcriptional regulator, translating into MIIRTAESIFDTLVDRIVAGRMQPGEPLAEQALAEQFGVSRTPVREALHRLEQANLAERGARRAFVVRQMKASDLAELFEAVGEVESVLAALAAHRMTEIERQHMQAILEEGKNCGDDAERYSAINARFHATLKTGARNAALSSVLDELNLRTQAWRTANFHVDTSRLGSSRAEHDSIAQAILAQDAEAARGLMRSHVAASYIVLADILSRRDL; encoded by the coding sequence ATGATTATTCGGACAGCAGAAAGCATTTTCGACACGCTTGTGGACCGGATCGTTGCGGGCCGGATGCAGCCCGGTGAGCCGCTGGCCGAGCAGGCCTTGGCCGAACAATTCGGTGTCTCGCGCACCCCGGTCCGTGAGGCGCTGCACCGGCTCGAGCAGGCCAACCTCGCCGAGCGCGGCGCGCGGCGCGCCTTCGTGGTCCGCCAGATGAAGGCCAGCGATCTGGCCGAGCTCTTCGAGGCGGTGGGCGAGGTGGAAAGCGTTCTGGCCGCGCTCGCGGCGCATCGGATGACCGAGATCGAGCGTCAGCACATGCAGGCCATTCTCGAAGAGGGTAAAAACTGCGGCGACGATGCCGAGCGCTACAGTGCGATCAACGCGCGCTTCCATGCCACGCTCAAGACCGGCGCGCGCAACGCCGCGCTTTCGTCGGTTCTGGATGAGCTCAATCTGCGCACGCAGGCGTGGCGGACGGCGAACTTCCATGTGGACACCTCGCGGCTGGGCAGCTCGCGCGCCGAGCATGATTCCATCGCCCAAGCGATCCTCGCGCAGGATGCCGAGGCCGCGCGCGGGCTGATGCGCAGCCATGTGGCGGCCTCTTATATCGTGCTCGCCGACATCCTCTCGCGCCGCGACCTCTAA
- a CDS encoding ABC transporter permease, producing MSAEATNSPAPATLPPAGPQPGHRSPGKARRARRSIFLRRPFFTVALIVALGYVLAAVFAPFVAPYDPVMQSMEAMMQPPSGAHPLGTDSYGQDILSRVIYGARYALVIGIFSVLIGAAGGLVIGLAAGLSGGWVEWALMRLIDSILALPSLILAVAFIAILGQGVDKVVIAVGLSMVGPFSRTVRADVMQVKVQGFVEAAHLMSIPSLQVIRRHILPNVIFPLAVQVTIRISEAILVSSSLSFLGIGVTPPTPDWGLMIAEGRDFVSFAPWMSAMPGFALALLLIALSIVGDGIREEYDPKSRRGA from the coding sequence ATGAGCGCAGAGGCCACCAATTCCCCGGCCCCCGCAACGCTGCCGCCCGCCGGGCCGCAGCCCGGCCACAGAAGCCCCGGCAAGGCGCGCCGCGCCCGGCGCTCGATCTTCCTGCGCCGCCCGTTCTTCACCGTGGCGCTGATCGTCGCACTTGGCTACGTGCTGGCCGCCGTCTTCGCGCCCTTCGTCGCGCCCTATGATCCGGTCATGCAGTCGATGGAGGCGATGATGCAGCCGCCCAGCGGCGCGCATCCGCTGGGCACCGACAGCTATGGGCAGGACATCCTCTCGCGGGTCATCTACGGCGCGCGCTACGCGCTGGTGATCGGCATCTTCTCGGTGCTCATCGGCGCCGCCGGTGGGCTGGTGATCGGCCTTGCCGCCGGGCTGTCGGGCGGTTGGGTGGAATGGGCGCTGATGCGGCTCATCGACTCGATCCTCGCCCTGCCCTCGCTGATCCTCGCCGTCGCCTTCATCGCCATTCTCGGGCAGGGCGTCGACAAAGTGGTGATCGCCGTGGGGCTTTCCATGGTCGGGCCGTTCTCGCGCACCGTGCGCGCCGACGTCATGCAGGTGAAAGTGCAGGGCTTTGTCGAGGCGGCGCACCTCATGTCGATCCCCTCGCTGCAGGTGATCCGCCGCCACATCCTGCCCAATGTGATCTTTCCGCTGGCGGTGCAGGTGACGATCCGCATCTCCGAGGCCATTCTTGTGTCGTCCTCGCTGTCCTTCCTCGGCATCGGCGTGACACCCCCCACCCCCGATTGGGGCCTGATGATCGCCGAAGGGCGCGATTTCGTCAGCTTCGCGCCGTGGATGTCGGCGATGCCGGGCTTCGCGCTCGCACTGCTGCTGATCGCGCTGTCGATCGTCGGCGACGGCATCCGCGAAGAATACGACCCCAAGAGCCGGAGGGGCGCATGA
- a CDS encoding HupE/UreJ family protein, whose translation MSIGTAARRALLAAPLLALPGAASAHNAFGDLGPFYAGLLHPLMAPEQTLLLAALAIFLARQPIANVRIALPVLLLASAAAIILHPLWPATSLPLRVTALSALLLGALALWGAALPRALVAVLAAATGALAGLAGDPAGLSQQGLLSGLGGLLGIAAFSLLVWGIADIAQAKLGRVAGAVLASWVVAMSAMAAVLPA comes from the coding sequence GTGAGCATCGGCACCGCGGCGCGGCGTGCGCTGCTGGCAGCGCCGCTTCTGGCGTTGCCGGGCGCGGCCTCGGCGCATAACGCGTTCGGGGACCTGGGGCCGTTCTACGCGGGGCTGCTGCATCCGCTGATGGCGCCCGAACAGACGCTGCTGCTGGCCGCGCTGGCGATCTTTCTGGCGCGCCAGCCGATTGCCAATGTGCGCATCGCCCTGCCGGTCCTGCTACTAGCCTCGGCGGCGGCAATAATCCTGCATCCGCTTTGGCCCGCAACAAGCCTGCCGCTGCGCGTCACCGCGCTGTCGGCGCTGCTGCTGGGGGCGCTGGCGCTCTGGGGCGCGGCGCTGCCGCGGGCTCTGGTGGCTGTGCTGGCGGCGGCCACAGGGGCGCTCGCGGGTCTTGCCGGGGACCCGGCGGGTCTCTCGCAACAAGGCCTGCTATCCGGTCTGGGCGGGCTCTTGGGGATCGCCGCCTTCAGCCTGCTGGTCTGGGGAATTGCCGATATCGCTCAGGCGAAGCTGGGCCGTGTCGCCGGAGCGGTGCTGGCCTCTTGGGTGGTCGCGATGAGCGCCATGGCGGCGGTGCTGCCCGCCTAA